Proteins from one Gorilla gorilla gorilla isolate KB3781 chromosome Y, NHGRI_mGorGor1-v2.1_pri, whole genome shotgun sequence genomic window:
- the LOC129530254 gene encoding testis-specific Y-encoded protein 3-like, giving the protein MEAVQEGAAGVESEQAALGEEAVLLLDDIMAEVEVVAEEEGLMERQEEAQRAQPGPGSMTPESALEVLLAVQVELEPVNAQARKAFSRQREKMERRRKPHLDCRGAVIQSVPGFWANVIANHPQMSALITDEDEDMLSYMVSLEVEEEKHPVHLCKIMLFFQSNPYFQNKVITEEYLVNITEYRASHSTPIEWHPDYEVEAYRRRHHNSSLNFFNWFSDHNFAGSNRIAEILCKDLWCNPLQYYKRMKPPEEGTEMSGDSQMLS; this is encoded by the exons ATGGAGGCTGTACAGGAGGGGGCGGCCGGGGTGGAGAGTGAGCAGGCGGCTTTGGGGGAGGAGGCGGTGCTGCTGTTGGATGACATAATggcggaggtggaggtggtggcggAGGAAGAGGGCCTCATGGAGCGGCAGGAGGAGGCCCAGCGGGCACAGCCTGGCCCTGGGTCCATGACCCCAGAGTCTGCACTGGAGGTGCTGCTGGCCGTTCAGGTGGAGCTGGAGCCGGTTAATGCCCAAGCCAGGAAGGCCTTTTCTCGGCAGAGGGAAAAGATGGAGCGGAGGCGCAAGCCCCACCTAGACTGCAGAGGCGCCGTCATCCAGAGCGTCCCTGGCTTCTGGGCCAATGTT ATTGCAAACCACCCCCAGATGTCAGCCCTGATCACTGACGAAGATGAAGACATGCTGAGCTACATGGTCAgcctggag GTGGAAGAAGAGAAGCATCCTGTTCATCTCTGCAAGATCATGTTGTTCTTTCAGAGTAACCCCTACTTCCAGAATAAAGTGATTACCGAGGAATATCTGGTGAACATCACAG AATACAGGGCTTCTCATTCCACTCCAATTGAGTGGCATCCGGATTATGAAGTGGAAGCCTATCGCCGCAGACACCACAACAGCAGCCTTAACTTCTTCAACTGGTTCTCTGACCACAACTTCGCAGGATCTAACAGGATTGCTGAG ATCCTATGTAAGGACCTGTGGTGCAATCCCCTGCAATACTACAAGAGGATGAAACCACCTGAAGAGGGAACAGAGATGTCAG GGGATTCCCAGATGTTGAGTTGA